The DNA sequence ACTCCGGTCATCCCCCACTGGTAGGGCATCGCATAGCGGCCCCCCGCGTCGACCCCCTGGTCGGCAAACAGCGGCAGCAGGTTGCCCCAGTTGGTGAGCACCCCGTGGTCGAGCGGCTGCAGCATCCCCCCCTCGGCCAGCAACGGCACGATGTAGCCGGTCGGGCAGATGATGTCGTAGCCCCCGCCCCCCGCCACCAGCTTGGCGAGCAGCTCCTCGTTGCTCTCGTAGGTGTCATACGACACGCGCACGCCGAACTCGCGCTCGAAGTCCGCCACCGTCGTGCGGCCGATGTAGTCGGACCAGTTGAAGATCCGCAGCTCGCGCTCCAGCGGCCCCGCCGCCGAGACGGCGGCCTCGTCGGTCGGCGGCGGCGTCCGCTTGGTGATGCAGCCCAGCAGCAGCGACGCGGTCGACGCCGAGAGCCCCAGCCGCGCGCAGCGCAGCAGGAATTCGCGACGCGCGACGCTGTTACGGGTCACGGGTCACGGGTCACTTTTCACCAGCCCCACCTTGGCTGCAATCACGAGCATCACCGTCGTCCCCAGCACCAGCAGCGTCGAGATCGCATTCACGCTCGGCTCCACCGTGCGCCGCACCATCGAGTACACCATCAGCGGCAGCGTCGTCGTCCCGGGGCCGGCGGTGAAGAAGGTGATCACGAAGTCGTCGAACGAGAGCGTGAACGCCAGCAGCGCCGCACCGATCACGCCGGGCATCAGCAGCGGCAGCGTCACCCGGCGGAAGGCGGTCCATTCGTCGGCGCCAAGCGTGAGTGCGGCCTCCTCGAGCGCGGTGTCCATCCCGCGGAGCCGTGCCAGCACCACCAGCGTGGTGAACGGCAGCGAGAAGGTCGTGTGCGCGATGATCACGGTGAGCAGCCCGAGCGGGAGGCCGAGGCCGGTCACCAGGATCAGCAGCGAGATC is a window from the Gemmatimonadota bacterium genome containing:
- a CDS encoding ABC transporter permease; its protein translation is MSRRLVGAVAGLGLFAMHLPLLLLIAWSFNASRTGARWDGFTIGWYTRLLERPDLLRALWTSLVVGTISTLLATALGTGAALALARGRFRGRALLEALLAVPIVTPEIVAGISLLILVTGLGLPLGLLTVIIAHTTFSLPFTTLVVLARLRGMDTALEEAALTLGADEWTAFRRVTLPLLMPGVIGAALLAFTLSFDDFVITFFTAGPGTTTLPLMVYSMVRRTVEPSVNAISTLLVLGTTVMLVIAAKVGLVKSDP